Part of the Thermovenabulum gondwanense genome, TGGGACTTAGGGGGGCTACGGTTTTCGCTCCCTTATGTGCGGCAATATTTATGAGAGGAAGGGTTGACAGGAGATTTGCAATCCTGTCAATGGTCATAAGCCCGTTAACGGTGCTAGTCGGTAAATTTATTCTACCCGAGAATATAGACCCTCTTATTCCGGGGATATTAATAGGTATGCTATTAATTTTTGCAGGAGCCCTTTTTAATAAAAGAACTCCCAAAAACAAAACTCAGATGGCTTAAATTAAACTTGTCAGGGGGAATTATAATGAAAAATCTAATGAACTATATATGGCTTTTAAATGCCTGCAATAACAGCCTGCTGGAAGCGGAAATCCTTTCAAAACAGGCTCTTGAAAGGTATGATGAATTTTTTAAAGAAATCGAAGGTATAAAAGGAGAAGAAAGAGATTGTTTGAAAAAAGAACTGGAAAATTCTATTTTATACATTGATGAAAAAGTAAAATTCTTACAACTTTTATCGGAGAAACTAAAGGAAGTTATTCCTTTACTAAAGGAGGAGTAAGATTATGATTAGCTCCGAACTTAAAAACAAGGTTATGACCGCAAAAGAGGCCGTTGAAAGGTTTATTAAACCGGGAACCCACATAGCCTTTGGCGGATTTACGATATTAAGGAGACCGATGACAATTGCCAGGGAGATTGTAAGGCAAGGGATAAAAGACCTTTTTGTTACCATGAACGGTGGAACACTGGTTGAAGAAATGCTTGCTGGAGCGGGATTAATCAAGTGGCTCGAAACTACTTACTTAGGCCTGGAAGGTGGCATGCCCGTTGCTTATGCTATAAGGCAGGCCATTGAATCGGGAGAAATCGAACTTATAGAAGATTACAGTAACTGGAGCTTTGCTCAGAGGACTTTGGCAGGAAGATTGGGTCTTCCTTTTATGCCCTGTCTTGGCGATATTGGCAGCGATCTTATTGAATACGATACATTCAAAAAGGCCGGGCTAAGAGGCAAGAAGGAAAACGGAGATTTTATTCACCCCGGAATACCTCCCAAAAAATATGAAATTATAGATGACCCCTTTGAGGGATTTGGGTTAAGACCCAGAAGATTTTTAAGCGGGGAAGATTCCTGCGTAAATAAAACTAATGCATACAGAGAGGGTAAGATAAATTCGAAAAAGTATACCGGAAAAGAAGGAGTTAAGGTTGCCCTTGTACCTCCTTTAATGCCCGAAGTATGTGTAGTGAGGGCTCAAAGAGTTGCTCTCGACGGCACCGTAAGAATAGAAGGCCTTATAGGTCCGGACCTGGATCAATCCCTTTGCGGTAGGATACTTATAGTAGAATGTGAAAGGATATGTCCACCGGAAGAGTTAAGAGCCGTTCCGGAACATAACCAGATAGCTGCTCATTTTGTACATGCTATTGTGGAACAACCCTTCGGAGCTTACCCCAGTGCCGTTCCAAATTACTACGATTACGATTATTCATGGTTTAAGAATTACGTAAAAGAGGTAAATCATCAGCCCAAAGAAAAAGTAAAGGAATTCTGGGAAAAGCATGTAAAGGAAACCAGGGATGATTGGGATTATTTGTACAATAGGGTAGGAATAAAGAAACTTTTTTCATTGAGAACCGATCCTAAATACCACTATAATCCGAACCTGGACAGATTCAATTGAGGGAAGGGTGAAAAAATGCCTTTAGATATAAATGTTAAGGAATATGAAGAATACTTAATAAAAATGGGTCTGGAAAAAGATAAATACACTTATATGGAACTTTTGGCTGTGGCAACGGCAAGGGAGATGCCCGACGAGGCCTTTGCGTTTGTAGGGACGGGATTACCCCTTCTTGCCGCTATGCTTGCCCAGCATACCCATGCTCCCAACATGACGATAATCCTGGAAGCGGGCACGGTAGGTCCTAAAATTGAACATATACCCGTTTCCGTTGCGGACCCCAGAGCGTGCTATCAGGCATCTACCCTTTCTACTCTTGTAGATGCATTTGGAACCTTAGCGGCCAGGGGGTACTGTACCCTCGGAGTTCTCGGAGCAGCAGAATGCGATAAATACGGCAACCTTAATTCAACAGCAATAGGTAGCTACTGGCCGAAAGGGGTTTCCGAAACGGGAAGAGGACCGG contains:
- a CDS encoding CoA transferase subunit A; its protein translation is MISSELKNKVMTAKEAVERFIKPGTHIAFGGFTILRRPMTIAREIVRQGIKDLFVTMNGGTLVEEMLAGAGLIKWLETTYLGLEGGMPVAYAIRQAIESGEIELIEDYSNWSFAQRTLAGRLGLPFMPCLGDIGSDLIEYDTFKKAGLRGKKENGDFIHPGIPPKKYEIIDDPFEGFGLRPRRFLSGEDSCVNKTNAYREGKINSKKYTGKEGVKVALVPPLMPEVCVVRAQRVALDGTVRIEGLIGPDLDQSLCGRILIVECERICPPEELRAVPEHNQIAAHFVHAIVEQPFGAYPSAVPNYYDYDYSWFKNYVKEVNHQPKEKVKEFWEKHVKETRDDWDYLYNRVGIKKLFSLRTDPKYHYNPNLDRFN
- a CDS encoding CoA-transferase subunit beta, which translates into the protein MPLDINVKEYEEYLIKMGLEKDKYTYMELLAVATAREMPDEAFAFVGTGLPLLAAMLAQHTHAPNMTIILEAGTVGPKIEHIPVSVADPRACYQASTLSTLVDAFGTLAARGYCTLGVLGAAECDKYGNLNSTAIGSYWPKGVSETGRGPDVRFTGSGGANSIASLADKIIAMMVHEKRRLPDKVQYLTTPAGMRGPKGETRFDYGLYRGGELVVVTDLCKMKPDPETGILFLDEIYPGIDPEFVKENTGFKLDISRCRVMEPPTEEELMILRMKVDPERIYLGRKPKRKE